CGTTATATAACTCTTTTTGTAATTCCGTTATAAAGGAAGGTGAAATTATGGAAGGGTTACAAGGAAATCTTGAAGCTCTTTATTCTCCCGGTGAAGTAGCGTCACAATTAAACATTCAAAGACAGACAGTAACTAAGTACGCTAGGATTTTTGAAACGGAGGGTTTTGTATTCCATAAAGATGAAAAGGGAAACAGAGCTTACACCGATACAAACATTTCAATGTTCAGAAGAGTTACCGATGCAAAAAGCAAACCTGGTATAACTCTCGAAACGGCTATAAAAGGTGTAATACCAATGTATAAGAAAGATTCTATAACTCCAGGCGTTACAGAATTATCTGCTGAAAATGAACATTATAAGGAAGTTACAAATGAAAAATTAGACATACTTATGCAAGCTCTTGCCGAACAGCAAAAATTAATACTGGAGCA
This genomic window from Priestia megaterium NBRC 15308 = ATCC 14581 contains:
- a CDS encoding MerR family transcriptional regulator; its protein translation is MEGLQGNLEALYSPGEVASQLNIQRQTVTKYARIFETEGFVFHKDEKGNRAYTDTNISMFRRVTDAKSKPGITLETAIKGVIPMYKKDSITPGVTELSAENEHYKEVTNEKLDILMQALAEQQKLILEQNKKIDSLQEQLNEHSLDVKDRDIKLLEHIREHQKGRKEEMLLIAQNEVAAAKQEEQKKGFLARLFGK